One region of Oxalobacteraceae bacterium OTU3CAMAD1 genomic DNA includes:
- a CDS encoding TonB-dependent receptor, whose amino-acid sequence MKHKKMSLLIAALFTTPLMAQQALAQEAAPAAAAPAAPAAGEIQQVNVTGIRASVRNALAAKEASNSMVEVVSSEDIGKLPDTTIAESLARLPGLSSGLDRGNASQIVARGMGPRFIGATLNGRELASSEPNRAVRFEQFPSESVSGATVYKTQMAEVTEGGIATTIDLQTVSPLKYSGRQLSLKADALYYALAKDIAGADKVAPRVGGIYVDQFLNKTLGAAIAFSYQDQPSVQKNVRHWGFNENNSADINGDGKIDKTPWGFQDDVRRGSNKRSSVLGKVEWKPNNDVLITADTYYAKTAIDEAQMQHWTGDMGNWDGGNSGNFSNLDVRNGYVAGGTLNWSRVINNDAHWIQDSSVSASGLNAKVNLGDWKVETDLSTSHALRSSQWRDLRQNSLGSIPVQINWSFTGDERQSYNFGGIDTGNPANFEAPTLYVDTDGHIKDLLNAASVTAARPIENSIFSRLKVGVRATDREKSYRQTTWQLSQTSAIPASDYETVTVAGFPSYIVLKDFGASTSAAFGPNAFNPDGRPQTQNDLLSGWKVKERSTSAFIQGDLDGEAFGKTYRGNVGVRVVHTKQTGYGMQSVNGAAPTDVEGGTSYTEILPSMNAIFNLDEKQEHQIRFSLARAMSRAPMDEMRASRNLNVVADSSQPTTGSAGNPELKPMMANQVDLAYQWYFSKGSLLSAGAFYKKVQRYIALTSDTTVINGRPATVTRSINGDGGDIRGLELVYQQAFTGLPAPFDGLGVASNYAYTTSNIREATPSVNPYPIEGLMKHNGGVTLWYEKAGYEARLSANYKSAFVRNPTWNAGQLIENEAETYLTLNLAKQLTPNIQLRFGIDNLTNQKAVYTSANIPVQQEVTEFGRRFNLGLSFKL is encoded by the coding sequence ATGAAACACAAGAAAATGAGCTTGCTCATCGCCGCGCTTTTCACGACCCCGTTGATGGCGCAGCAAGCCCTCGCACAAGAAGCCGCACCGGCCGCCGCAGCCCCGGCCGCACCGGCCGCCGGCGAGATCCAGCAAGTGAACGTGACCGGCATCCGCGCCTCCGTGCGCAACGCGCTGGCGGCCAAGGAAGCCAGCAACAGCATGGTGGAAGTCGTATCGTCGGAAGACATCGGCAAGCTGCCTGACACCACCATCGCCGAATCGCTGGCGCGCCTGCCAGGCCTGTCGTCCGGCCTCGATCGCGGCAACGCGTCGCAGATCGTCGCGCGCGGCATGGGTCCACGCTTCATTGGCGCCACCCTGAACGGCCGCGAACTGGCGTCGTCGGAGCCTAACCGCGCCGTGCGTTTCGAGCAGTTCCCGTCGGAGTCCGTGAGCGGCGCCACCGTCTACAAAACGCAGATGGCGGAAGTCACCGAAGGCGGCATCGCCACCACCATCGATCTGCAAACCGTCTCGCCGCTGAAGTACAGCGGCCGCCAGCTGTCGCTCAAAGCCGATGCGCTGTACTACGCGCTGGCCAAGGACATCGCCGGCGCCGACAAGGTCGCGCCACGCGTGGGCGGCATCTATGTCGACCAGTTCCTGAACAAGACCCTGGGCGCGGCCATCGCGTTCAGCTACCAGGACCAGCCATCGGTGCAGAAGAACGTGCGCCACTGGGGCTTCAACGAGAACAACTCGGCCGACATCAACGGCGACGGCAAGATCGACAAGACCCCATGGGGCTTCCAGGACGACGTGCGCCGTGGCAGCAACAAGCGCAGCAGCGTGCTGGGTAAAGTCGAATGGAAACCGAACAACGACGTCCTGATCACCGCCGACACCTACTACGCCAAGACCGCCATCGACGAAGCCCAGATGCAGCACTGGACCGGCGACATGGGCAACTGGGACGGCGGCAACTCGGGTAACTTCAGCAACCTGGATGTCCGCAACGGCTACGTCGCCGGCGGCACCTTGAACTGGTCGCGTGTGATCAACAACGACGCGCACTGGATCCAGGACAGCAGCGTGTCGGCCAGCGGCTTGAACGCCAAGGTCAATCTCGGCGACTGGAAAGTCGAAACCGATCTGTCGACCTCCCACGCGCTGCGCAGCAGCCAGTGGCGCGACCTGCGTCAGAATTCGCTGGGCAGCATTCCAGTGCAGATCAACTGGTCGTTCACCGGCGACGAACGCCAAAGCTACAACTTCGGCGGCATCGACACCGGCAATCCTGCCAACTTCGAAGCACCGACCCTGTATGTCGACACCGACGGCCATATCAAGGATTTGCTGAACGCCGCGTCGGTCACGGCCGCGCGTCCGATCGAAAACAGCATCTTCAGCCGTCTCAAGGTCGGCGTGCGCGCCACCGATCGCGAGAAGAGCTATCGCCAGACCACCTGGCAGCTGTCGCAGACTTCGGCGATCCCGGCTTCGGATTACGAGACCGTCACCGTTGCCGGCTTCCCTTCGTACATCGTGCTGAAGGACTTCGGCGCCAGCACCTCGGCCGCCTTCGGTCCGAACGCTTTCAATCCGGACGGCCGTCCGCAGACCCAGAACGATCTGCTGTCGGGCTGGAAGGTCAAGGAGCGCAGCACCTCGGCCTTCATCCAGGGCGACCTCGATGGCGAAGCCTTCGGCAAGACCTATCGCGGCAACGTCGGCGTGCGCGTGGTGCACACCAAGCAAACCGGCTACGGCATGCAGTCGGTCAACGGCGCGGCGCCAACCGATGTCGAAGGCGGCACCTCGTACACCGAGATCCTGCCTAGCATGAACGCCATCTTCAACCTGGACGAGAAGCAGGAACACCAGATCCGTTTCAGCCTGGCCCGCGCCATGTCGCGCGCGCCGATGGATGAAATGCGCGCCTCGCGTAACCTGAACGTGGTTGCCGATTCGTCGCAGCCGACCACCGGCAGCGCTGGTAACCCCGAGCTGAAGCCGATGATGGCCAACCAGGTCGATCTGGCTTACCAGTGGTACTTCTCGAAAGGTTCGCTGCTGTCGGCCGGCGCGTTCTACAAGAAGGTCCAGCGCTACATCGCCCTGACCAGCGACACCACCGTCATCAACGGCCGCCCGGCGACCGTGACGCGTTCGATCAACGGCGACGGCGGCGATATTCGCGGTCTGGAGCTGGTGTACCAGCAAGCGTTCACCGGTCTGCCTGCACCGTTCGACGGCCTGGGCGTCGCCAGCAACTACGCTTACACGACCAGTAACATCCGCGAAGCCACGCCATCGGTCAATCCTTACCCGATCGAAGGCCTGATGAAGCACAACGGCGGCGTGACCCTGTGGTACGAAAAAGCCGGTTACGAAGCGCGCCTGTCGGCCAACTACAAGAGCGCCTTCGTGCGCAACCCGACCTGGAACGCGGGTCAGTTGATCGAGAACGAAGCCGAGACCTACCTGACCCTGAACCTGGCCAAGCAATTGACGCCTAACATCCAGCTGCGCTTCGGTATCGACAACCTGACCAACCAGAAGGCCGTCTACACCAGCGCGAACATCCCTGTGCAGCAGGAAGTGACCGAGTTCGGTCGCCGCTTCAACCTGGGTCTGTCGTTCAAGCTGTAA